In Deinococcus psychrotolerans, the genomic window CAATCAGCTTGGGCTTAAACCGCAGCACGTCTGCGGCCACCAAGTGCGTGGGAATGCCGTTCCAGCTTTGCAAACTGCGCTCCAAGGGCAGGCCGTGCAAGTGGCCGTACAGCACTTGGTCGGGGCGGTACTCATCGATCAGCTCAGTGAAAGCGGTGGCGGCAAACTGCGGGCCGGTCGGCGGGTAGTGCAGCATCAGCAGCGTCTGGGTGGTGTCGTCGGCGAGTTTGCGGGCGGCTTGTAGCGAGAGGCGCAACCGCTCCGCTTCGCGGGCATAAATCTTGGTGTCGTCGGGGCCGAACGCTTCCGAGGCGGGAGTGATCCAGCCGCGTGTGCCGCACACCACGATGTTGCCCTGACCCACTTCACCGAACCTCAGAGCGTCGTTTTGCACCGCGAACATGCCAGCGGGCAGCGCCGAGCGCAGGCGGCTGATGGTGGGCCACCAGTAATCGTGGTTGCCGCGCAGCAGCACTTTGGTGCCGGGTAGCTCGGCCACCGGAGCGAGGTCGGTGACGGCGTCGGGCAGGCGCATGGCCCACGACAAATCGCCGGGCAGCAGCACCAAGTCGTCTGCGCGGACTATGCTGCGCCACTGCTCGAAAATGGCCTGCGGATGCCCGGCCCACTGCGCACCGAAGACCGTCATCGGTTTGGGCGTCACGAAGGCAAGGTGCAGATCGGCGATGGCAAATACACGCATAAACACTCCAGAGAACAATCCTAAAAAACGGCGCGGCGGGCCACACGAAAAAAGCCTTCCCAGTGCCGCAAGGGCAGTGTCGGGAAGGCTTTTCATGTGGTCGGGGCGAGAGGATTCGAACCTCCGACCCCGTCGTCCCGAACGACGTGCGCTACCAGGCTGCGCTACGCCCCGAACCACGCGCTTACTCACCGCCAAGCAGTTTTCGTGCGGAAGCCAGTCTAGCGGCGTGCTGGGAGGGTGTCAAGCGCGGCTGCGCCCA contains:
- a CDS encoding metallophosphoesterase, which produces MRVFAIADLHLAFVTPKPMTVFGAQWAGHPQAIFEQWRSIVRADDLVLLPGDLSWAMRLPDAVTDLAPVAELPGTKVLLRGNHDYWWPTISRLRSALPAGMFAVQNDALRFGEVGQGNIVVCGTRGWITPASEAFGPDDTKIYAREAERLRLSLQAARKLADDTTQTLLMLHYPPTGPQFAATAFTELIDEYRPDQVLYGHLHGLPLERSLQSWNGIPTHLVAADVLRFKPKLIVG